The Gadus morhua chromosome 16, gadMor3.0, whole genome shotgun sequence DNA window ATGGCCACGAGGACATAGTGGTTGCCGGAGTCGGCGACTGGGAATGGCCCCAGGACGTCGACCCCCACCCGCTCCATAGGTGCTCCCACTAGGTACTAGTGGAGCGGGGCGTGGGAGCGCTTCTGCGCTGTGCAGGTGTCACAACAGTGGACGTGCAGCTCGATGTCCCGTCGACAACCCGGCCAGTAGAACCGCCCCCGCAGGCGATGCAGGGTCTTAGCGTTCCCGTAGTGCCCCGCTCCCAACGAGCCGTGGACTAGCGGCAGCACCTGGGGACGAAGCACACAGGGCACTAACAGCTGCAGAATGTCGCCCTTACCCCTAGGGTCATGCCACCTGCTGTAGACCACCCCATCATGGAGCTGGAAGCATCCCCACTGGGAGTGGTAGGCCTTTACCTctggtcctcgtgccgacacctCCGGCCAATTGGGGCGCTGCCCCGCTTCCAGCCAGTCCCTCACCAGTGCCAGGGTCTCGTcggcccgctgctgctgctccaactGACGCGCCGACAGCGGGAGCCACCCCTCTGCCTTGCCGATGGTCTGGGCAGCCTCGGTGCTCTGGAGAGCCGCCACCATCGGAGACTCGTTGGCCCGCTCCTCCTGGCGCAGGCAGTAGAGGCACACCAGGACTGCACAGGGCCGTCGGGAGAGTGCGTCGGCGTTGCTGTGGAGCCGCCCCGCCCGATGCTGGATCTCGAAGTCGTACTCTTGTAAAACCTCCAACCATCGAGCCACCTGGCCCTCAGGGTTCTTAAAACTGAGGAGCCACGTGAGAGACGCATGGTCGGTGCGGATCAGGTAGCGCTTGCCATGCAGGTATGGCTTGAAATGCCTCACGGCCAGAACCACAGCCAACAACTCCCGCCGGGTCACACAGTAATTGCGCTCCGCCCGACTGAGAGTGCGGCTGAAGTAGGCCACGGCACGTTCCtcttcccccaccccctgggAAAGGACCGCACCGACCCCCACATTACTGGCATCGGTGTCAATGACAAAAGGGAGACCAGCGTCGGGGTAAACCAGGACTGGAGCCTCGGTGAGGACCACCTTGAGTCGGGCGAAGGCCGTGGCGCAGGCGTCGTCCCAGACATACGGCCGGCCCGCCTCGGTTAGGCGGTGGAGGGGGCTGGCAACTGTGGCAAAGTCCTGGACGAACCGGAGGTAGTACCCCGCCAGGCCCAGAAAACTCTGCAGTTCGCTGGTGTTGGCGGGGGTCGGCCAGTCCCGGACCGCTGCCGCCTTGTCCGGGTTAGTGGCTACGCCATGTTCGTTCACCACGTGCCCCAAGAACAACGTTTCCCTGGCCAACAGGGAACATTTGGCAGGGTCTGGCCGCAACCCGGCCAGGCGGATCGCCTCAAGAACCTCCCGTAGGTTCGCCAGTGCCCCGCCGAAATCGCGGGCGTGCAACAACAAGTCATCCAGGTACACGACACAATGGCTCCGGGGGACGCCCGCcagcaccctctccatcatccgctCGAACGTCGCCGGTGCGTTGCATAACCCGAACGGCATGTCCTGAAACTGCCACAACCCCTGCCCGATGGTGAACGCAGTCTTATGTCTGGCCTCGGGCGCCAACTCCACTTGCCAGTAACCGCTACGCAGGTCCAGGGAGCTGAACCAGCTAGAACCCCCGATGTAGTCCAGGGCGTCGTCGATCCGTGGCAGCGGGTATGAGTCCTTCCGCGTAACCCTGTTGAGGCGCCGGTAGTCCAAGCAGAACCTCCAGCTACCATCCTTCTTCCTCACCAGGACGGCCGGAGCCGCCCATGGACTGGACGAGGGCTCATTACCCCCCCGGCAGCCATCTCGCGGACCTTGTCCTCTGCCGCCTGGCGTTTGGCCAGTGCTAATCGGTGGGGCCGCAGGTGGATGGGCCGTGCAGAGCCGGTGTCGATGGCATGCTGCACTAGCCCTGTCCGCCTGCAATCCTCATCCCGAGCCGCGAAAATGTCCCCATGCTCCTCGAGTAACAGCCTCAGCTGCTGACTCTGCTGCACGTCGAGCCCAACTCCACTGCGCAGCCAAAGCGCATTAACGGCTTCGGCAGTCTCGGGGGAAGGAAAGGCGGCAAACACAGGCCTGCGGGGAACGCAAGGAACGGGCAGAGGCAGAGAACTCCGGGCCATAGCCCGGCGACTACTCCGCCGGCCGCCAGAGTCCCCTCCCTGTCCGGACTGGAGCGCCACAGTCTCTGTTCCCACGGTGATGGCTGCTCCAGCCATGTCAACCCTGGCACCTCAGCGGGTTAGCAGGTCCAGTCCGATGATGCATGAGTCCCTGATGTTGGCGAGCCAAAACTCATGCATCACCTCCCGGTCACCCAACCGGACGGCCAGCCGCTTCCTCCCCCTCATTCCGGTGTCCTGTCCCATCACGGTCGTCAGGCGGACACTGGTCGCCGTCCACCTTTTTAACACATGACATTTAACTTGCCACTGATTATATCTACTATCAGAAATGTTTCTGCTGGACTCTGATGAACATTTTATTTCTCAAAAAGTAAATATCTTATCCATTTAACTTATAACTCTCAAACCACTCTAACACTACATCACACTGGACTAGAACCAGCAACCCTCCAGACTGAGATACAACTGGAACTATTGATTGAATTTATTTCAGACATtcaaatacaaattaaacatgtgaaaaatacaaaacaaagaaaagcacaataaatatttaataaattaacTTCCTGTGTTCCTCATCTttttatatatctatctatatacaattttctttatttatgacACTATATTTGATATTTACAATCCATacatatacaacttaaaatactatatattttataatttatatatttatacaatccatatatgtacatatatatacacatgtctATAATAGTTTTTATAATTTGATGTACTATATTTACACTTTATATATAATTTGTATTGATTTATAATCCTAATGTAGTTTCGTACAGTATGTTTACAATTATACATTTAatactatatatgtatatatatatatatatatgtatgtatatatatatatatatatatatatatatatatatatatatatatatatatatatatacatgtgtaactATATctgtcattttgaaaatccctgAAACAGGATGGTTTTTTCGAGTTTTTTTCGGGAATTTCCTCTCTGCCAGGTAAGCGAGGTTAATTTGGCGATATGATGCAGCCGTATTCGCATTAAGACAGAGACAACCAGCgacaggaggagggacaggTGATTGTCAATGCCAAACTGGCTTTCTTGGACATGGCTCCCCAGTGCAAAGACGTCCTCTGTCCCGATTTCCTCTCTGACAAAGTGGGCTACAACAACCTCATCAGGGGCTTTCCCTGAAGAGTGTTGACGTATTGACCTCTCCGCAGCTCTCACCACCTTCAAAAAGAGATTTAGAAAATGTTAAAGCTGTGACTGTATGAGGATGGGTTGGGCTGTTGGTCATTGTTTGGCAGCATGCTAGCTGTATATAGAGGAGCTTATGGATGTTTTTACTGACCTTTACAGTTCCCTTTGAAGGAATCATCAGCCCACCGTTATTACGAAGTTCCAGCAGATGGTAGCTCTGGTCAAATGGGACAGCTACAGCATCTGTCACCAGGCTGGCACGGCACACAACACAGGACAGGCTGCGAAAAATACACCGGACAACGAACCCAGCAATGTAGACCAGTGCGTTTTCTACTAGAGCACCAAAGCGAGTCGGGAGGTAGCTGTGGTCCCCTACAAGGGCAGAAATGTTCAGGAATGGAGAAACCAGCTCTTCAGCAGTGGCGGCATCTGCAGAGGACATCTCAGCAGCGGAAAGGGAGACTCTGGTGTAGTGCTCAGCTGACAGGGTGACAGTGGCATCCTGTCCTCTCACGTTGCCAGAATCCACCGGCTTGACACCACATCTATACATGATGAGCTTGTGGAAGATACCCTGGAACTGTCCAGCAGTTGGGTTGTTATTCCAGCCTCCTTAAAGAGAAACAAACAGCAACATACAACCCTTTAAGATATTTCAACCATTCCTGTTTTCCTTATAGAGACATGTTTTCCTGTTTTCCTTAGGAGACATGAGTGGTAGAGTAGGAAGGATATCAAACCCAACACAGGGCTACTTAACATTGAGGCAATTAACTTATTCCATAATTATagtaaaccacacacaaaaacgccaCAAAGAGATATGACCTATTGTCTTGctcccttttattttttcaatatttAGATTTTACCATTCTCTGTAAACCATAGAGATGGCTGTGAGTGAAAATCCCAGTAGATCAGCAGTTTCTGAAATACTTAGACCAGCCCGTCTGGCACCATGAACCATGCCATGTTCAAAGTCACTTAAACCCCCTTTCAAACCCCATTCTGTTGCTCGGATTTAACTTCAATAAGTTGTCCTGTCCAGGTCTACATGCCTAAATGCATTGCttccatgtgattggctgataagTTATAAGAGATAACAAGAAATTGAACCGCTGTAcgagtgtatgtgttgtgttgtgtgtatgtatgtatgtatgtatgtatgtatgtatgtatgtatgtatgtatgtatgtatgtatgtatgtatgtatgtatgtatgtatgtatgtatgtatgtatgctagCTGCTGGAACACCTACATTTCCCTGCTGggatgaataaaataatatattgtcttatcttatcttatatgtCAAACCTGATGCTCTGATAGAATTGAAGAGAAGCTCCAAATGATCCTGGCTGAAGCGGTAGTTCAGGACATATTGTTGCTCTTCCAGGAGTTGAGGAATCATCCCCATCAGAGTGTCAATGTTTATAACGAACCCCATGACAGACAGGTACCTTAAATTTCCAAAATGTTTTGTAGAACTGATCATAGCAGACATGCTAAAGACTACATTAACTTTAAATTATCAACATTGCTCATTATATTACCAACTCCACCTAAAAAAATACAGAACTTCCTTTAAACCTGATGCAGAACAGCATATCATGAACTCCGTgcaaaacaacacattgtgaACTCTGTGCATAATAGCATATCATGAATTCCATTCAGaacaacatgcaataagtaTTTAAAAAGTAACCTCTTTGACTGCTAGCAAGTACTTCCTAGCCTTTGACAGGAACTCAaactcaaactcaaaaaaaCACCAATGGAGGTTCCCAATAGGTGCTTTGTATCGTATAGCATGAGGGTTTCGGCTATTCAATATGTCAAAGAGCCTGTCAATCATCTAAAGAAATGTTTGGGTTTATTCATACATCTTAATCACTGTAACAAGTTATTCAATGCTAGAGCTTTAGCAACTAGAGGGAAAAATCAGATGATCCATAGAGATATCCAACTTAATTGCCTTTCAGTCAAAATTCAATACATATTGGCTTAAATGTGGTGAAGAGGCTGAAAGTAggaagtgagtgagagaggccTGCTTGTCAATACACTAATTACGTTTTGTATACTGAAAAAACATTGACATGCTATACTGCCATGCAAGTATAGCAGGGAGACAATTGGGACAATTAGGTTCAAGGGATTCATAGTGTTGCAGTGCCTGAAGGAATTCCACTGTGGCTTCACAGTCATTCAATTGTTCGTAGCCAAGATCTTTCAGTGTCCGGAGGGCCACTGCAACCGAGTTGCTTCATGTCTGTGCCGCCAGGGAAACCTTAATAATAAGAAATGTATTTGAATTTGTATTGCATAttacatttaaaacaaatctcagtgtattaacccccccccccccccccccccaacacacacacaaacacaaacacaaacaaaccttcATTTTTTGGTTGTTGAAACTGACATGAGTATCTGTCAGTTTGTTGGCTGTCGGCATCCAGCCCTTCCTTTTTTTGCACATTGTTGAGCTCAACAATGTGCTTCCACTCGATCCTGCCACTGCCACTGTTGATAGTCCGGTATGACTACAGAAATTGAATCAGAATTATTATTTGTCATTAGTCGCACGAGTACAACCACGATGTAAACATGGTTTTGGCAGCTACAGAGGGATACGCCCATCAGCAACTGCATGAAGATATGCGAAAGAATAGTATATGATATATGATGATAGTGCATACAGAGGATGGGAATATAAAGACCACCACAAATACCAAGAGAAATGTATTACCTCAAGCATATTGCGTGCGAGCTTGAGCATGTGGCACTCATCCATTATGACAAATACCTCATCACCTGAAGAAGGATGAGTAAAGCTGGTCTTCAGGGGGTCTTTCGGGTTTCCCTTAAGATTAGTTCTAAGCAAGTTGCAGATACCCAGGCTGGTGG harbors:
- the LOC115561507 gene encoding uncharacterized protein LOC115561507 — protein: MSAMISSTKHFGNLRYLSVMGFVINIDTLMGMIPQLLEEQQYVLNYRFSQDHLELLFNSIRASGGWNNNPTAGQFQGIFHKLIMYRCGVKPVDSGNVRGQDATVTLSAEHYTRVSLSAAEMSSADAATAEELVSPFLNISALVGDHSYLPTRFGALVENALVYIAGFVVRCIFRSLSCVVCRASLVTDAVAVPFDQSYHLLELRNNGGLMIPSKGTVKVVRAAERSIRQHSSGKAPDEVVVAHFVREEIGTEDVFALGSHVQESQFGIDNHLSLLLSLVVSVLMRIRLHHIAKLTSLTWQRGNSRKKLEKTILFQGFSK